In a genomic window of Pseudomonadota bacterium:
- a CDS encoding Rnf-Nqr domain containing protein yields MRRRPTPSGWTTTVFAMAPLCMLSDSALTGLVVAFIATSTLLVSLPLSKLVAARWSALRLPGTSLMVAATWVSVLDLLLHWMAPELRGALGPYAPLAVGSFALLVATGREHDPIAEPSRAALAVPLITGVLRELLGTGRLLG; encoded by the coding sequence ATGAGGCGCCGACCCACTCCCTCGGGCTGGACGACCACCGTCTTCGCGATGGCCCCTCTGTGCATGCTCTCCGACAGCGCCCTGACGGGACTCGTCGTGGCGTTCATCGCCACCAGCACGCTGCTCGTGAGCCTCCCCCTGTCCAAGCTGGTGGCCGCGCGCTGGAGCGCCTTGCGCTTGCCTGGCACGAGCCTCATGGTCGCTGCCACCTGGGTCAGCGTGCTCGATCTGCTACTGCATTGGATGGCGCCGGAGTTGCGTGGAGCCCTAGGGCCCTACGCGCCCCTGGCGGTGGGCAGCTTCGCGCTGCTGGTCGCAACAGGGCGAGAACACGATCCCATTGCTGAGCCGAGCCGAGCGGCGCTGGCAGTGCCCCTCATCACCGGTGTCCTGCGCGAGCTGCTCGGCACTGGGCGCCTGCTGGG
- a CDS encoding FMN-binding protein: protein MSTDTHRVVALGFGLTLAAVVFIAQALLVEPTRERERRAALRELAALADPVAFDNDPFAAVQDLSTRAPLPGLNATLVQAMPLRAGGRQVGVVVDARARGYVDDVVLRVAFATEGRVLGTQVLTQRETAGLGRRLVESNWLAQFDARTPHSEDPRWRVRRDGGEVDQLTGATTTSRAALHALLLAASVELTDATP, encoded by the coding sequence TTGAGCACTGACACACATCGCGTGGTGGCCCTGGGATTCGGCCTCACCCTCGCCGCGGTCGTGTTCATTGCGCAGGCGTTGCTGGTGGAACCCACGCGCGAGCGCGAACGCCGCGCCGCCCTGCGTGAGCTCGCCGCCCTGGCCGACCCGGTCGCCTTCGACAACGATCCCTTCGCTGCCGTGCAAGACCTCAGCACACGCGCGCCCCTGCCGGGCCTGAACGCGACGCTCGTGCAAGCCATGCCCCTTCGCGCGGGCGGACGGCAGGTGGGGGTGGTGGTGGACGCGCGAGCGCGGGGCTACGTCGACGACGTAGTGCTGCGCGTCGCCTTCGCCACGGAAGGGCGAGTCCTCGGCACGCAAGTGCTGACGCAGCGCGAAACGGCCGGTCTCGGCCGCCGCCTCGTCGAGTCGAATTGGCTCGCGCAGTTCGATGCCCGTACACCGCACAGCGAGGACCCGCGCTGGCGCGTTCGACGCGACGGCGGCGAGGTGGACCAACTGACCGGCGCCACCACCACTTCGCGCGCCGCCCTGCACGCCCTCTTGCTCGCCGCCAGCGTCGAGCTTACGGACGCGACGCCATGA
- a CDS encoding RnfABCDGE type electron transport complex subunit D — protein sequence MRFDTAPAPHLAPTRQVIGVMAPVCIALLPAATVHVLCFGAGLALNLASTVTVALLCDGLSARWLDNPRTWRPPVGDGSALVTAILIAFCLPPLTPVWVSASAAAIAIVLGKQLFGGLGKNAFNPAMVGYAAVLLAFPAQLVGYPHDTGGATSLAQSFAIFIGGLPQELARADAITGATPLDRMQDGLSQMMMVSEIRAEGGFSAAYGPRWDLLSLAFLLGGVALLWRRIITWHAPIGVFAGAALAAIVLAASAPDSHAGVLFHLAVPSTVLAAFFIATDPVSSATSPPGRFVFGAGVGVLCVLIRRFGAYPDGVAYAVLVMNLTVPLIDRWTRPRVVGN from the coding sequence CTTCGACACAGCCCCCGCCCCGCACCTCGCCCCCACCCGTCAGGTCATCGGGGTGATGGCGCCCGTGTGCATCGCCCTGCTCCCGGCCGCCACCGTACATGTGCTGTGCTTCGGCGCAGGCTTGGCCCTGAACCTCGCCAGCACCGTGACCGTCGCCCTGCTCTGCGATGGGCTCAGCGCGCGCTGGCTCGACAACCCGCGCACCTGGCGCCCACCCGTGGGTGACGGTAGCGCGCTGGTCACGGCCATCCTGATCGCCTTCTGCCTACCGCCCCTGACGCCCGTGTGGGTGAGCGCCAGCGCGGCGGCGATCGCGATCGTACTGGGCAAGCAACTGTTCGGTGGCCTCGGTAAGAACGCCTTCAACCCGGCGATGGTGGGCTACGCCGCCGTGCTCCTCGCCTTCCCCGCGCAGCTGGTGGGCTACCCGCATGACACGGGTGGCGCAACGTCGTTGGCGCAGAGCTTCGCGATCTTCATCGGCGGCTTGCCCCAGGAGCTCGCCCGGGCGGACGCCATCACGGGCGCGACTCCCCTCGATCGGATGCAGGACGGCCTGAGCCAGATGATGATGGTGTCGGAGATCCGCGCCGAGGGCGGCTTCAGCGCCGCCTACGGCCCGCGCTGGGATCTCCTTAGCCTAGCGTTTCTGCTGGGTGGGGTGGCATTACTCTGGCGACGGATCATCACCTGGCACGCACCGATCGGCGTCTTCGCGGGCGCGGCGCTCGCGGCCATCGTGCTGGCGGCGAGCGCACCCGACAGTCATGCCGGCGTGCTGTTCCACCTCGCGGTCCCCTCCACGGTGCTCGCCGCATTCTTCATCGCGACGGACCCCGTGTCCAGCGCCACCTCGCCGCCCGGGCGATTCGTCTTCGGGGCGGGGGTGGGCGTGCTGTGCGTGCTGATCAGGCGCTTCGGCGCCTATCCGGACGGCGTCGCCTATGCGGTGCTGGTCATGAACCTCACGGTGCCCCTGATCGATCGGTGGACCCGACCGCGGGTGGTGGGCAATTGA